A portion of the Bradyrhizobium sp. CCGUVB1N3 genome contains these proteins:
- a CDS encoding helix-turn-helix transcriptional regulator, translating to MPPSSPNIKLTPKHVRAARALLAWSQRDLAKNAGVATSTIADFERGRRAPVANNAQAIRDALEAAGINFLTTGAVIGPPIPQIAKSERPGAPIRWVDAEDLAIWADRLDGAASLPTLLAYLIRATSGPSVELRFPSDEGIRYSGWDGRTFAAEGGAYVPQGEAGWEIGSQRGGIAQKATEDYKKRTAKPSPLKPATSTYIFVTPRHWPKKSEWAEAREIEGPWRAVRVYDADDLVHWIEQTPAVGLWLATRLNKRPPGTRQLEEVWEEWSLATKWPLTEDLVLSDRDEDAAEILRWLRGEPSVLSIEATTTEEAAAFFYATLNTLPDEAAAHYRARCLVVTDAAAARALANAPAPLILVLTEPNPGLARSLADRGHFVLQTYDDRPVSPGEVRKLARPSREGIASALIDAGVAEARAHALARDSARNLAVLRRLIPTAPGRLPDWAQEAPPRALLAALLAGGWDDESEADKVKLSQLAAEPYDDVAGELARYVGELDSPLRKVGSTWRVASPPDAWLLLAPYLTAADIGRFEAAAQEILGSVDPRYDIDPDDRWMASVRGVRPDYSGLLRHGVGEVLILLALWGDKIQTMPNAHRRADAIVRKLLKDADKRRWWSLSRAFRLLAEASPSAFLTAIEDSLNQNDPPIRALFGTDEGGLAGTEHLSDLLWALESLAWSPELLPQVTLVLARLDAIDNPPGRYMNRPANSLRQIHLLWSPQTYATLDQRLRALDLTRKRESDAAWKLMLNVLMLNVLPRGHDTSSPSPDPRWRDFTVDKIEAVTWPLIARGATAISERILADVSLHVPRWLNLLDRFADIAPNRDAAIDLLDKAEPRIKTQSDRSELWTGLRKLLHHHRQFADADWSLPAAELDRLAAIHDRLAPSDVLEQVAWLFEPSVSLPNPSHQGWQANERQVDEARRQAARNIFSTQGIDGILRLARLVSTAGFIGKALFEVGLDEPDINKLLEACLRSDDPRERDVAHGLIISVFRDRKEPWAAALIAKARKKKWGDTALLAILRALPQQRWTWDQVTQAGEAIARVYWQRAPILWIEEDNDAAAFAVRKLIAVGRARHAVHLAGRDQQRRLPTDLVMTMLTEAVKQPFGEDSDGNEVTMFQHHVIEILNRLEAEVATDTLARLEWAYLPLLQHSRRQPKALLTALSEQPSLFIEMLRAVYRPSEDSGVVEPEQTDPERAQTVATQAFRLLELWNRIPGTREDGTIDSAVLKAWIKEARSLAKTAGRGDIADSRIGAMLSASPNGTDAVWPAEAVREVIDDFDSKPMFDGFWIGRRNRRGITSRLPRDGGNLERDEAAKYRKFAAELAYEHPRTAKALDSLADSYEEEARRHDEDAERLDWEP from the coding sequence ATGCCGCCGTCCAGTCCCAATATCAAACTGACCCCAAAGCACGTACGCGCCGCGCGCGCGCTCTTGGCCTGGTCCCAGCGGGACCTCGCCAAGAACGCGGGCGTGGCGACCTCGACAATAGCCGACTTTGAACGAGGTCGACGCGCGCCAGTGGCAAATAATGCCCAGGCTATCCGCGACGCACTGGAAGCCGCTGGCATCAACTTCTTGACGACCGGCGCGGTGATCGGCCCTCCGATCCCCCAAATCGCCAAGTCCGAGCGTCCAGGCGCACCGATCCGCTGGGTGGATGCCGAAGATCTAGCTATCTGGGCAGACCGCCTGGATGGCGCGGCGAGCCTCCCCACTCTGCTGGCATATCTCATCCGTGCCACCTCCGGGCCCTCGGTCGAGCTACGCTTCCCATCGGACGAAGGCATCCGATATTCGGGCTGGGACGGTCGTACCTTCGCCGCCGAAGGAGGCGCTTACGTCCCGCAAGGCGAGGCCGGCTGGGAAATTGGCAGTCAGCGCGGAGGGATCGCGCAAAAGGCGACTGAAGACTACAAGAAAAGGACAGCCAAACCCTCGCCGCTGAAGCCTGCGACCTCCACCTACATCTTTGTTACCCCCCGTCATTGGCCGAAGAAGAGTGAATGGGCCGAGGCCCGAGAGATCGAGGGTCCTTGGCGCGCCGTCCGGGTCTATGACGCCGATGACCTCGTCCACTGGATCGAACAGACGCCCGCCGTCGGATTGTGGCTGGCCACACGCCTCAATAAACGGCCACCCGGCACGCGTCAGCTCGAAGAGGTCTGGGAAGAGTGGTCGCTCGCCACCAAGTGGCCGCTGACCGAGGATCTGGTTCTGAGTGACCGGGACGAGGACGCTGCCGAAATTCTGCGCTGGCTCCGCGGTGAGCCATCGGTTCTCTCTATCGAGGCGACCACGACCGAGGAAGCCGCCGCCTTCTTCTACGCCACATTGAATACGCTGCCGGACGAGGCGGCCGCCCACTACCGCGCGCGGTGCCTCGTCGTAACTGACGCCGCGGCCGCTCGCGCACTTGCGAATGCGCCTGCGCCGCTGATCCTCGTGCTCACTGAACCGAACCCCGGGCTCGCGCGCAGTCTGGCGGACCGCGGACATTTTGTGTTGCAGACGTACGATGATCGCCCCGTGTCACCTGGCGAGGTCCGGAAGCTGGCGCGCCCCTCCCGTGAAGGCATCGCCAGCGCGCTGATCGACGCCGGTGTCGCCGAGGCGCGGGCGCACGCGCTTGCGCGCGATAGCGCGAGAAATCTTGCCGTTCTTCGACGGCTGATTCCGACAGCGCCGGGTCGGCTTCCGGACTGGGCGCAAGAGGCGCCACCGCGCGCCTTGCTAGCGGCGCTGCTCGCTGGGGGATGGGATGACGAGTCCGAGGCGGACAAGGTCAAGCTTTCCCAATTGGCGGCTGAACCCTATGACGACGTCGCCGGCGAACTCGCCCGATATGTCGGCGAGCTCGACAGCCCGCTGCGCAAGGTTGGCTCGACCTGGCGGGTCGCCTCGCCTCCCGACGCATGGCTGCTGCTGGCACCATACCTGACCGCGGCCGACATCGGCCGTTTCGAGGCGGCGGCACAGGAAATTCTCGGCTCGGTCGATCCCCGCTACGACATAGACCCGGATGATCGCTGGATGGCTTCAGTCCGAGGGGTTCGCCCTGACTATTCTGGACTGCTGCGCCATGGTGTCGGCGAAGTGCTGATCCTGCTCGCCCTGTGGGGCGACAAGATTCAAACAATGCCGAACGCTCATCGGCGCGCGGACGCCATCGTCCGCAAGCTTTTGAAGGATGCCGACAAACGACGCTGGTGGTCGCTCTCGCGCGCCTTCCGACTGCTCGCGGAAGCCTCCCCAAGCGCCTTCCTCACGGCCATCGAGGACAGCCTTAATCAAAATGATCCGCCGATTCGCGCGTTGTTTGGCACGGACGAGGGAGGCCTGGCCGGAACGGAACACCTGTCTGACCTGCTTTGGGCTCTCGAATCGCTGGCTTGGTCGCCGGAGCTTCTGCCACAAGTGACGCTGGTGCTGGCGAGGCTGGATGCCATCGATAACCCGCCCGGTCGCTACATGAATCGTCCGGCTAACAGCCTTCGCCAAATACACTTGCTCTGGTCGCCGCAAACTTATGCGACCCTCGATCAGCGCCTGCGCGCTCTGGACCTGACCCGCAAACGCGAGAGCGATGCGGCCTGGAAGCTGATGCTGAACGTGCTGATGCTGAACGTGCTGCCCCGGGGACATGATACATCCAGTCCTTCGCCGGACCCACGTTGGCGCGACTTTACGGTCGACAAGATAGAGGCGGTGACCTGGCCGCTCATCGCGCGCGGCGCCACCGCCATCAGCGAACGCATCCTGGCTGACGTTAGTCTGCACGTTCCGCGCTGGCTGAATCTGCTCGACCGGTTCGCCGATATAGCGCCGAATCGCGATGCAGCCATCGACCTCCTCGACAAGGCTGAGCCGCGGATCAAGACCCAATCAGATCGGTCAGAGCTATGGACCGGCCTGCGCAAGTTGCTCCACCATCATCGGCAGTTTGCCGATGCCGATTGGTCGCTACCCGCAGCGGAGCTTGATCGTCTCGCGGCCATCCATGACCGGTTGGCTCCCTCCGATGTGCTTGAACAAGTGGCGTGGCTGTTCGAACCATCAGTGAGCCTGCCAAACCCGTCGCATCAGGGCTGGCAGGCCAACGAGCGCCAAGTCGACGAAGCGCGACGGCAGGCAGCAAGGAACATCTTCTCCACACAGGGCATCGACGGAATCCTCCGGCTAGCTCGTCTTGTATCGACTGCCGGTTTCATCGGCAAGGCGCTTTTCGAAGTCGGTCTTGATGAGCCGGACATCAATAAACTTCTGGAAGCGTGCTTGCGCAGCGACGATCCGCGCGAGCGCGACGTTGCTCACGGCCTGATCATCTCCGTGTTCCGAGATCGAAAGGAGCCGTGGGCCGCGGCACTTATCGCCAAAGCGCGCAAGAAGAAGTGGGGGGATACAGCGCTACTTGCTATCCTGCGCGCGCTGCCCCAGCAGCGTTGGACCTGGGATCAGGTAACGCAGGCCGGCGAGGCGATCGCGCGGGTGTATTGGCAACGTGCGCCAATCCTCTGGATAGAAGAGGACAATGATGCCGCTGCCTTTGCGGTGCGCAAGCTGATCGCGGTCGGTCGTGCGCGGCACGCCGTGCACCTTGCGGGCCGCGACCAGCAACGTCGACTGCCAACCGATCTCGTGATGACGATGCTGACGGAGGCGGTGAAACAGCCTTTTGGGGAGGACAGCGACGGCAACGAAGTGACGATGTTCCAGCACCATGTCATCGAAATCCTCAATCGGCTAGAAGCAGAGGTTGCGACGGATACCCTCGCTCGATTGGAATGGGCTTATCTGCCGCTGCTACAGCATTCTCGCAGGCAACCAAAGGCTTTGCTAACGGCGCTCTCCGAACAACCGTCACTCTTCATCGAAATGCTCCGCGCAGTCTATAGGCCTAGCGAGGACAGCGGTGTTGTCGAGCCCGAGCAAACCGACCCGGAACGGGCGCAAACGGTCGCCACGCAGGCTTTCCGGCTGCTTGAACTTTGGAACCGAATTCCAGGGACCCGCGAAGATGGCACGATCGACTCCGCCGTACTGAAGGCTTGGATCAAAGAGGCGCGTTCACTTGCCAAAACCGCTGGACGCGGCGACATCGCCGACAGCCGTATCGGCGCTATGCTCTCTGCGTCGCCGAATGGCACTGACGCCGTTTGGCCTGCCGAGGCGGTGCGCGAGGTCATCGACGACTTTGACAGCAAGCCGATGTTCGACGGCTTTTGGATCGGGAGACGAAATCGGCGTGGTATCACTTCGCGATTGCCGCGGGATGGTGGCAATCTGGAGCGAGACGAGGCAGCAAAGTACCGCAAATTCGCCGCGGAGCTCGCCTATGAACATCCTCGCACCGCGAAGGCTCTCGATAGCCTTGCGGATAGTTACGAGGAAGAGGCGCGCCGCCACGATGAGGACGCCGAGCGGCTCGATTGGGAGCCCTAA
- a CDS encoding helix-turn-helix domain-containing protein: MARVRKPLPPDHSILNEMLAIRLQQLEIENGGMEAFQPKTGIARGTYYTIVRGLGNPTFKTMERIASSLNMSVLELLGFDVDDARRALKKSGVDYDELTSAISKKNQADRRVARQARSRKVGG; encoded by the coding sequence ATGGCGCGCGTTCGAAAGCCCCTGCCCCCCGATCACTCGATCCTCAACGAAATGCTGGCCATCCGGCTGCAGCAGCTCGAAATCGAGAACGGCGGCATGGAGGCGTTCCAGCCGAAGACAGGCATAGCGCGCGGAACCTATTACACGATCGTGCGCGGCCTCGGTAATCCAACGTTCAAGACCATGGAGCGGATCGCATCGAGCCTCAACATGAGCGTCCTCGAATTGCTCGGCTTCGACGTCGACGACGCGCGCCGGGCGCTGAAGAAAAGCGGCGTCGACTATGACGAACTCACCTCCGCGATCAGCAAGAAGAACCAGGCCGATCGGCGCGTAGCGCGGCAGGCGCGCTCGCGCAAGGTCGGGGGATAG
- a CDS encoding relaxase/mobilization nuclease domain-containing protein, with the protein MSRAAQIEWWAQQAEAMRRAVASGSEARRRLGADGLIDEPRTGRAPAAQEILQGRTIAGGIDEERRRGLPFLSGGGGSAPAGAGPKSAPDSPVEGGPSGGATGGALGRARKLAAGYQPAVVKVVSYARGAARATATGQYVQREEVALETHDARLLADREAVAEEIKAWSAHFSKRAESQDVATIRLRLDGVRDTIEGRQVYEKAIAAGFDGHRHAWRLDARRAGELEARVVVAMAGAQKERFRIRQDRIGPEGERLSRRLDARSEEAVKTRIEAAMSHSAHVISIVPLASSHGRDGVIHQLTRLGQEGAAVDNRGRPISEASEIRAAAREWGPSLRSQSSRDTMHLIISAKAGTDVAALTNAARAFLHGRFGEHKFIFGVHTDKEADGHIHAHAIVTVRNEAGQKIHPSRATFRDWREAFAQHAQAQGLKIVATSARERASSQSYGPKDKAIVAAAERPRPGREARDRAYAADPANQRLIANARQRIRTARSNPIRLPASEQARGVVSESVSAWSAVVRENPENVAAKEMLERLTMAQTIGAILHAIENRVQNLSKEDAMAVTSERMAKDLRLMNEAVARTTDLLEGATKEQFREMSARYLETLANRIDLQRAQEGGVETLFRAEVEKIVGANADRLIARAEAIGSQEQREAASAQRLADRAIEAERRKEIGGALDPESQREIVAERAVVASSQQSAAREAREAAAAVEAAKLLADHPARPLPQTLAETDALAKLRAEQGKVLQEIEGEREEAKSIKSERMK; encoded by the coding sequence ATGAGCCGGGCGGCACAGATCGAATGGTGGGCGCAGCAGGCTGAGGCGATGCGGCGCGCCGTCGCGAGCGGCAGCGAGGCGCGCCGACGGCTCGGAGCTGATGGCCTCATCGATGAGCCGCGCACGGGGCGGGCGCCGGCGGCCCAAGAGATTCTGCAGGGGCGCACGATCGCCGGCGGAATCGATGAAGAGCGCCGGCGCGGCTTGCCATTCTTGTCAGGCGGCGGCGGAAGCGCGCCGGCGGGCGCGGGGCCGAAGAGCGCGCCGGACTCGCCGGTTGAGGGCGGCCCTTCCGGCGGCGCGACAGGAGGTGCGCTCGGACGCGCCAGAAAACTCGCGGCGGGCTATCAGCCCGCGGTCGTCAAGGTCGTCTCGTATGCGCGCGGCGCCGCGCGGGCGACTGCGACCGGACAATATGTGCAGCGTGAGGAGGTTGCGCTTGAAACCCACGACGCCCGCCTGCTCGCCGATCGCGAGGCGGTTGCGGAGGAAATCAAGGCCTGGTCGGCTCACTTCTCGAAGCGGGCGGAGAGCCAGGACGTCGCCACGATCCGGCTGAGACTCGACGGCGTGCGTGACACGATCGAAGGACGCCAAGTTTACGAGAAAGCTATCGCTGCGGGCTTTGACGGACATCGTCACGCGTGGCGTCTCGATGCGAGGCGCGCCGGTGAACTCGAAGCGCGCGTGGTCGTGGCGATGGCCGGTGCGCAAAAAGAGCGGTTCCGCATCCGACAAGATCGGATAGGCCCTGAGGGCGAGAGGCTCAGCCGCCGCCTCGACGCGCGCTCTGAAGAGGCTGTCAAGACGCGGATCGAAGCTGCGATGTCCCATTCTGCACATGTGATAAGCATCGTCCCACTGGCGAGCAGTCATGGCCGGGACGGGGTCATTCATCAGTTGACCAGGCTCGGCCAAGAGGGCGCGGCGGTCGACAATCGCGGCAGGCCGATCTCGGAGGCTTCAGAAATTCGGGCCGCAGCGCGGGAATGGGGCCCGTCGCTGCGCTCGCAGTCATCGCGCGATACGATGCATCTGATTATTTCGGCGAAGGCCGGAACGGATGTCGCGGCCCTGACCAACGCCGCCCGCGCCTTTCTTCACGGTCGCTTCGGCGAGCACAAATTCATCTTCGGCGTCCATACCGACAAGGAGGCCGACGGGCATATCCACGCCCATGCGATTGTCACTGTGCGGAACGAGGCCGGTCAGAAAATCCATCCGAGCCGCGCGACCTTCCGCGACTGGCGCGAGGCTTTTGCGCAACATGCGCAGGCGCAGGGGCTGAAAATCGTCGCGACGTCGGCGCGGGAGCGGGCGTCCTCACAGAGCTACGGCCCGAAGGACAAAGCGATCGTCGCGGCGGCCGAACGGCCGCGGCCAGGGCGTGAGGCGCGCGACCGCGCCTATGCCGCCGATCCGGCCAACCAAAGGCTCATCGCCAACGCCCGCCAGCGTATCCGCACCGCCCGATCCAATCCGATCCGCCTGCCGGCGTCTGAGCAAGCGCGCGGCGTTGTCTCTGAGAGCGTTTCGGCCTGGAGCGCCGTCGTTCGGGAAAATCCCGAGAACGTGGCCGCCAAGGAAATGCTCGAGCGGCTGACGATGGCGCAGACGATCGGCGCGATCCTGCATGCGATCGAGAACCGGGTTCAGAATTTGAGCAAGGAGGATGCGATGGCGGTCACGTCGGAGCGGATGGCGAAGGATCTGCGTCTCATGAATGAGGCGGTCGCGCGCACGACCGATCTCCTCGAGGGCGCGACCAAGGAGCAGTTTCGCGAGATGTCCGCGCGCTATCTCGAAACCCTCGCCAATCGGATCGATCTGCAGCGGGCTCAGGAAGGGGGCGTCGAGACGCTGTTCCGGGCAGAGGTCGAGAAGATCGTCGGCGCCAATGCCGATCGTCTGATCGCGCGGGCCGAGGCGATCGGCTCGCAGGAACAACGCGAGGCGGCCTCGGCGCAGCGCTTGGCCGATCGGGCGATCGAGGCCGAGCGCCGCAAGGAGATTGGAGGCGCCCTCGATCCGGAATCGCAACGGGAGATCGTTGCCGAACGCGCCGTCGTCGCCTCGTCGCAGCAATCCGCCGCGCGCGAGGCAAGGGAAGCTGCTGCGGCAGTCGAAGCGGCGAAGCTGCTCGCCGACCATCCGGCGCGACCCTTGCCGCAGACGTTGGCGGAAACCGACGCCTTGGCGAAGCTGCGTGCCGAGCAGGGGAAAGTCCTGCAGGAAATCGAAGGCGAGCGCGAGGAGGCGAAGTCGATCAAGAGCGAACGGATGAAATGA
- a CDS encoding LuxR family transcriptional regulator: MTDTLNQTWRFIESIERSKDAAAVERCLLNIAAPHGFSALFAGFVPTEPAPPREIKSRILFQRLPSEWTSRYLDQGYVFRDPIVHRLQRDRTPFDWDDAYESCPSKDDVELIQGEASEFGLRAGHVVPVSMLDGRFAAVSFGGSGASINPEGRAILSFAASYAVGNFLHYRDTRRRLLGQVTPREFDCLLWAAEGKTDWEISLILGISKSTVVKHLLSAREKLGAVTKGHAIAIALRSKLIR, from the coding sequence TTGACTGACACTCTCAACCAAACGTGGCGGTTCATCGAAAGCATTGAGCGCTCCAAGGACGCAGCTGCGGTGGAACGATGCTTGCTGAATATTGCGGCACCCCATGGTTTCAGCGCTCTTTTTGCCGGGTTTGTTCCAACAGAGCCCGCCCCGCCAAGGGAAATCAAGTCGCGCATCTTGTTTCAGCGGCTCCCGTCCGAATGGACTTCTCGATACCTCGACCAGGGTTATGTCTTTCGCGATCCGATCGTTCATCGCCTTCAGCGCGACCGGACACCCTTCGATTGGGACGACGCCTACGAGTCCTGCCCGTCCAAGGACGATGTCGAGCTAATCCAAGGCGAAGCGTCGGAATTCGGCCTGCGCGCCGGGCACGTCGTTCCCGTTTCGATGCTCGACGGCCGCTTCGCCGCCGTGTCGTTCGGCGGCTCCGGTGCGAGCATCAATCCAGAAGGCCGCGCGATCTTAAGCTTTGCTGCGAGCTACGCAGTCGGCAACTTTCTTCATTATCGAGATACGCGACGCCGGCTACTCGGACAGGTGACACCGCGCGAATTCGATTGCCTGCTCTGGGCGGCTGAGGGCAAGACGGACTGGGAGATTTCCCTCATTCTGGGCATCTCGAAATCCACCGTCGTCAAACATCTCCTCTCAGCACGCGAAAAACTCGGCGCCGTGACCAAAGGTCATGCAATCGCCATCGCCTTGCGATCCAAACTGATTCGCTGA
- a CDS encoding site-specific integrase, whose product MLPPLIPHERIFKEFDAYLRSERGLAPKSIVRHLPVIRRFLHEVCSGSVAALCKINQEDVIRYIERHAQDWSPGTGKATCWSLRAFLRYLHHRGLNSRPLADCVP is encoded by the coding sequence GTGCTACCGCCTCTCATCCCGCACGAACGGATCTTCAAGGAGTTCGATGCCTATCTGCGATCAGAGCGCGGCTTGGCCCCGAAGTCCATCGTCCGCCATCTCCCGGTCATCCGTAGGTTTTTGCACGAGGTGTGCTCCGGCAGCGTCGCCGCCCTGTGCAAGATCAACCAAGAGGACGTGATCCGCTACATTGAGCGCCACGCCCAGGATTGGAGCCCGGGAACGGGCAAGGCGACGTGCTGGTCGTTGCGTGCCTTTCTCCGTTACCTCCACCATCGGGGGCTGAACTCGCGCCCCTTGGCGGATTGCGTTCCATGA
- a CDS encoding ParA family protein, whose translation MPSIFAVANPKGGSGKTTVAIILAGEFARHGYSAAIIDADPQGSSYQWHASSVARGVSPDGIDLVRAPDANALAQAIERLDAYDVVVIDTPGYYGEALIQSALRADLVVLPCKAHTFDASQVVRTIRNLERHAAESNLPISQHRVLLNEYDSLDRNTRPLREVLAYFNAEGVPVCANTLYRRVTYRSMTSGYGTLYQMNDKDESIRKARYNADQVVRELLAASQGAKTDGAAA comes from the coding sequence ATGCCGAGCATCTTCGCCGTCGCCAATCCGAAGGGCGGCAGCGGCAAAACCACCGTCGCCATCATCCTCGCCGGCGAATTTGCGCGGCACGGCTATTCCGCGGCAATCATCGACGCCGACCCACAGGGCTCGTCCTATCAGTGGCACGCCTCTTCGGTGGCGCGCGGGGTCAGCCCCGACGGAATCGATCTTGTGCGCGCCCCGGACGCCAACGCCCTCGCCCAGGCGATCGAGCGGCTCGACGCCTATGACGTCGTCGTCATCGACACGCCCGGTTATTACGGAGAGGCGCTGATTCAGTCGGCGCTGCGCGCCGACCTCGTCGTCCTGCCCTGCAAGGCGCACACCTTCGACGCCTCGCAGGTCGTGCGCACCATTCGCAACCTCGAGCGCCACGCCGCGGAATCGAACCTTCCGATAAGCCAGCATCGCGTGCTGCTCAATGAATACGACAGCCTCGACCGCAACACCCGGCCGCTGCGCGAGGTTCTTGCCTATTTCAACGCCGAGGGCGTGCCGGTCTGCGCCAACACGCTCTATCGACGCGTCACCTACCGCAGCATGACCAGCGGCTATGGCACGCTCTACCAAATGAACGACAAGGACGAATCGATCCGCAAGGCCCGCTACAACGCCGACCAGGTCGTGCGCGAACTCCTCGCCGCGAGCCAGGGCGCAAAAACGGACGGCGCCGCCGCATGA
- a CDS encoding type IA DNA topoisomerase, producing the protein MADQFVITEKTSQAKDVRAAIGSHYGDVLPAEGHLFDLLEPEDVVPAWKRWSPILLRPEGLYGTRPAEGGNKAAKLKAIREALRTARRVWLATDCDREGQLIGQEILEHYGYRGQVMRVLFTAQDSQTIREAFGRAKPNAEYARLYAAAVARRQADQIYNLSLTRTATVILGQGARRVIGVGRVKTPTLAIVCKRELEIRNFVPLAYFEIIATAKVAGGQFQMRHAPPERIVKREIAQDVVKAADGFEGALTVRVEDKRQAPPKLHDLPSLQKLCGSRFGWSASKTLEVAQELYDGQGKKIITYPRAEVRYLPQSLISDVPRIIAGLRVGQSFSAIPVPEPPVTRRGASGIFYDQGLEGASHHAVIPNVNTIDKLPDVWPRLSSDEKKLFDVIARAYMAALMPDFRYRQTTATLDVRGVEFRATGRQPINLGWRAAFPEWQPADEKGDEAQLLPPLRNGETARLQDPKIENKETRPPPRYNEGTLIEAMQNAWRFVDDEVLRNRLKEAKGIGTPATRAEIIGGLKKQGFLIAQGKNIVPTETGLSLFGVLKQADPALVDPGVTAQLECLLDDVVVGKQEMVGAIDAVCDVAERIISKLKEGATAGGPSLLGSSGGNGTATYPPTPAMKRFADSLVRQKRIKPPPGYKTSISICRKFLSEHAPKKSDGETAGKLGLKSVSAAQLLYAKKLAQGKGLIIPDDARTNSAAMSAWIDTNRSKRPRKLKSKNSNRPVGSSARQAAPPNYKRSRKQKVGTDAASMAPVPATSIRTPLRIPYGNKEVALKLGARYGSEGWYAPHGIDLSAFGERGWLL; encoded by the coding sequence ATGGCAGATCAGTTCGTCATCACGGAGAAAACCAGCCAGGCCAAAGATGTCCGCGCTGCAATTGGTTCGCACTACGGCGATGTTCTTCCAGCAGAGGGCCATTTGTTCGATCTCCTCGAACCGGAGGACGTTGTTCCGGCCTGGAAGCGATGGTCGCCGATACTTCTACGGCCTGAAGGTCTTTACGGAACGCGCCCGGCAGAGGGTGGCAACAAGGCCGCTAAGCTCAAGGCCATTCGCGAGGCGTTGCGCACTGCCAGGCGAGTTTGGCTTGCAACCGATTGCGACCGCGAGGGTCAACTGATCGGTCAGGAAATTCTTGAACATTACGGGTATCGCGGTCAGGTGATGCGGGTGCTGTTCACCGCTCAGGATTCGCAGACCATCCGCGAGGCATTCGGTAGGGCAAAGCCAAATGCCGAATATGCTCGCCTTTACGCTGCTGCCGTAGCCCGCCGCCAGGCCGATCAGATTTACAACCTGTCACTCACTCGCACCGCAACTGTCATCTTGGGACAAGGCGCGCGAAGAGTGATCGGGGTTGGTCGTGTAAAGACGCCGACGTTAGCAATTGTGTGCAAGCGTGAGTTGGAAATCCGGAACTTCGTGCCGCTTGCCTATTTCGAAATTATCGCCACTGCGAAAGTTGCGGGCGGGCAATTCCAGATGCGGCACGCGCCGCCGGAACGAATTGTTAAACGCGAGATCGCCCAGGACGTAGTCAAAGCGGCTGACGGCTTCGAGGGCGCGCTTACCGTGCGCGTCGAGGATAAGCGGCAAGCGCCACCCAAGCTGCATGATTTGCCGTCGTTGCAGAAGCTCTGCGGCTCGCGCTTCGGCTGGTCAGCCAGCAAAACGCTCGAAGTGGCGCAGGAGTTGTATGACGGCCAAGGTAAGAAGATCATCACTTATCCCCGTGCCGAAGTGCGCTACCTGCCGCAGAGCTTGATATCGGATGTGCCGCGAATCATAGCCGGACTGCGGGTGGGTCAATCGTTCAGTGCGATCCCGGTACCCGAGCCGCCGGTGACTCGTAGAGGCGCGAGCGGCATCTTCTACGACCAGGGGCTGGAGGGAGCGAGCCACCACGCGGTCATTCCCAACGTCAACACCATCGACAAATTGCCGGATGTATGGCCTCGCCTGTCGTCTGACGAGAAGAAACTCTTTGACGTCATCGCGCGAGCATATATGGCCGCCCTGATGCCCGACTTCCGTTACCGCCAGACAACCGCAACGCTCGATGTGCGCGGCGTCGAATTCCGCGCTACCGGTCGCCAGCCTATCAATCTCGGCTGGCGAGCCGCATTCCCGGAGTGGCAACCCGCCGACGAAAAGGGCGATGAGGCGCAATTGCTGCCGCCACTGCGCAACGGCGAGACCGCGCGACTGCAAGATCCAAAAATTGAGAACAAGGAGACCCGGCCGCCGCCGCGTTACAACGAAGGCACTCTGATCGAGGCTATGCAGAATGCCTGGCGTTTTGTTGATGACGAGGTTCTGCGGAATCGCTTGAAGGAAGCTAAGGGTATTGGCACGCCTGCGACCCGAGCCGAGATCATTGGCGGGCTGAAGAAGCAGGGTTTCCTGATTGCCCAGGGAAAGAATATTGTGCCGACCGAGACCGGCCTGTCATTGTTCGGCGTTCTCAAACAAGCCGATCCAGCGCTAGTCGATCCGGGCGTGACGGCGCAACTTGAATGCCTGCTCGACGATGTCGTGGTGGGCAAACAGGAGATGGTCGGCGCGATTGACGCCGTATGCGATGTCGCCGAGCGCATTATCAGCAAGCTGAAGGAGGGTGCTACAGCGGGAGGACCTTCTTTGCTTGGCAGCTCAGGGGGCAACGGCACAGCAACATATCCACCGACGCCTGCGATGAAACGCTTTGCTGACAGCCTCGTCCGGCAGAAGAGAATAAAACCACCGCCCGGCTATAAGACCTCGATATCGATCTGTCGCAAATTCCTTAGCGAACATGCGCCTAAAAAGTCTGACGGTGAAACGGCCGGTAAGCTCGGCCTCAAATCGGTAAGTGCAGCACAGTTGCTGTACGCCAAGAAGCTGGCGCAGGGGAAAGGTCTCATCATCCCCGATGATGCGCGGACCAACTCGGCCGCGATGTCCGCGTGGATTGATACGAATCGAAGCAAAAGACCCCGCAAGCTTAAATCCAAAAACTCCAACAGGCCGGTAGGGTCGAGTGCACGTCAGGCTGCGCCGCCCAATTATAAGAGGTCTCGAAAACAAAAAGTTGGCACCGATGCCGCTTCAATGGCTCCCGTGCCAGCAACCTCAATCAGGACCCCGCTGCGGATTCCTTATGGCAACAAGGAGGTCGCGCTGAAACTCGGTGCCCGTTATGGCTCGGAGGGGTGGTATGCTCCTCATGGAATTGATCTTTCTGCGTTTGGCGAACGGGGGTGGCTGCTTTAA